In Carya illinoinensis cultivar Pawnee chromosome 10, C.illinoinensisPawnee_v1, whole genome shotgun sequence, one DNA window encodes the following:
- the LOC122278779 gene encoding E3 ubiquitin-protein ligase PUB22-like: protein MDEIDVPRFFLCPISLEIMKDPVTVLTGITYDRESIEKWLFSEKNNTCPVTKQILPADCDLTPNHTLRRLIQSWCIMNASHGIERIPTPKPPINKNQIAKLLKEAKSPQLKIRCLEKLRSIASESETNKRYIEAAGAVEFLASIVSNANCFASEDQASDDGVDVTSTASCEALSLLHSLQVSEAGIKSLVVKNGEFIKTLIRVMQRGNYESRACAVLLLKSMFEVADPTQLISLTTGFFIEIIQVLRDQISQQASKAVLKLLIQLCPWGRNRVKAVEAGAVSILIELLLDSDSSERRVCEMILMALDMLCGCAEGRAELLQHGAGLSIVSKKILRVSQVASDRAVRILLSISKFSAAPGVLQEMLQLGVVAKLCLVLQVDCGNKARERAREILKLHPRAWRNSSCIPNYLLSSYPS from the coding sequence atggaCGAGATCGATGTCCCTCGATTCTTTCTCTGCCCCATTTCTCTTGAAATCATGAAGGATCCTGTTACGGTCCTTACAGGGATAACCTACGATCGCGAAAGCATCGAGAAATGGTTGTTCTCCGAGAAGAACAATACCTGCCCAGTTACAAAACAAATACTTCCAGCCGATTGTGATCTAACTCCAAACCACACTCTCCGGAGATTGATCCAATCATGGTGCATCATGAACGCTTCGCATGGCATCGAAAGGATTCCAACACCAAAACCTCCGATCAACAAAAACCAGATTGCAAAGCTCCTCAAAGAAGCTAAATCTCCACAGTTGAAGATCAGATGTCTAGAAAAGCTCCGCTCAATCGCCTCCGAGAGTGAAACCAATAAACGTTATATTGAAGCTGCAGGTGCCGTTGAGTTTTTAGCATCAATTGTTAGTAACGCCAATTGTTTTGCATCAGAAGATCAAGCTTCGGATGATGGGGTTGATGTCACCAGTACTGCAAGCTGCGAAGCCTTGAGCCTGCTTCACAGTCTCCAAGTTTCTGAAGCCGGCATAAAGAGTCTTGTAGTTAAAAACGGTGAATTTATCAAAACCTTAATACGAGTGATGCAACGTGGGAATTACGAGTCTCGCGCTTGTGCGGTTTTGCTATTGAAATCCATGTTTGAAGTGGCTGATCCGACGCAGTTAATCAGTTTGACAACCGGATTCTTCATCGAAATAATCCAAGTCTTGCGCGATCAGATTTCACAGCAGGCCTCCAAAGCTGTATTGAAATTACTAATCCAGCTTTGTCCATGGGGAAGAAACAGAGTTAAAGCAGTTGAAGCAGGCgcagtttctattttgatagAACTTCTTCTTGATTCTGATTCTTCGGAGCGAAGGGTTTGTGAAATGATTCTAATGGCGTTGGACATGCTGTGCGGATGCGCCGAGGGGCGGGCCGAGCTGTTGCAGCACGGTGCGGGGCTTTCCATTGTGTCAAAGAAAATTCTCAGGGTTTCCCAGGTCGCGAGCGACAGGGCAGTGAGAATTCTTTTGTCTATTTCAAAGTTCTCTGCAGCTCCGGGTGTTCTTCAGGAAATGTTGCAGCTAGGCGTTGTGGCAAAGCTGTGTTTGGTCCTTCAAGTGGATTGTGGGAACAAGGCTAGAGAAAGAGCTCGAGAGATACTTAAATTGCATCCTAGGGCGTGGAGGAATTCTTCATGTATACCAAACTACTTGCTTTCTTCGTATCCATCTTGA